tgcttgactgccatttcactcataggccatgtttaatagaatctacacatcaacttcaccacattttcctatatggaataaacagtagctgcagtgcatttcaagcagttcaattacctaccacatggtggcgctatgcctgactgccattacacccataaagaaatattgataggcataatacacacttatatgtgaagttttgctcttgtggatcacttcaaatttatttggtgacacttttcttgttgaagaggtcaattttaattacattcctacattaccaaaaatcgctatttcaaccttagttttttatatgaatgtgcaacttttgacgatggcaacacttagaatattgatttatgtactctgatggatatatatgagcaaaaaccaagttgccacctgatcactccgacgaacttgcaagataggatttctggcccgccgcctacagggggaaattcaggtatccagcagcttacataaatacacaaataaacaaatgcccaaatggacatttcaagacacaaataacacagggaggggaaaaataaaaaataaaaatagtagagataaagaatgtgaaaaagtaatatgtaaaaaatgtaaaaaggtaattgtgcaaaaagacattctgtgagttgggatagaccatgtgcagaaaacatactctgtcagttaaggtagacagtcttaacatgaccagtgttgacagatacatctatgatatagtatgtagaagtaggcagtgtacagtactctctttgtgtgtgtgttttaatgtctgtgttttttaaaaaaaaaaaagttgtgtgtttgtgtgttgcactTGCATGGCTGAGCAGGGGGAGGTCTGGAAGATACCAATTGAATAGTTGAGGAAAACACAGGTAAAAGAGGGGGTTTACTTACCGGATTGGTAGGTGGGATTACTagtaatgtctttgtgtgtgtgtgtgtgtgtgtgtgtgcgtgggcgtgtgtgtgtgtgtgtgtgtgtgtgtgtgtgtgtgtgtgtgtgtgtgtgtatgtgtgtgtgtgtgtgtgtgtgtgtgtgtgtgtgtgtgtgtgtgtgtgtgtgtgtgtgtgtgtgtgtgtgtgtgtttgtgtgtgtgtggtgtgtgtgtgtgtgtgtgtgtgtgtgtgtgtgtgtgtgtgtgtgtgtgcgtgtgtgtgtgtgtgtatgtaggtgtgagGGGAAGTCTGCATGTTCTCTGCAGGCCTCTACTGATGTCTTCCACGACTCGTGTCCCGGCACACACAAATACCTGGAGGTGTCCTACACATGCACAGAaccaagtaagacacacacactcagacacatgcacacacacacacgctcacacacatgcacacacacacacacacacacacacacagacactaagctaaaataagaacacacaaacacacatacacacacacacacacacacaaacacacctgtcaTTGGAAAAAAGCTTAACTGTTATTCATCGTGAGATGTGAGACAGTTTTTAACTGTTTTTGGAGAATAAAAAACTTGATTAAAATTGATTCAATTTTTtaaattctctttctttctttctttctttctttctttctttctttctttctttctttctttctttctttctttctttctttctttctttctttcagagtCCAGACAGGTATGTGATGGGCACAAAGGAAACCTGGACTGCGGTGTGTACCATatttctgcacgtgtgtgtgtttgagtgagagtttgagtgtgtgtgaatgtccgagtgtgtgtgaatgtacgagtgtgtgtgtgtgtacgagtgtgtgtgtggcattatattatattacagtcaGTCGGCTACTGCCATTTAACACTCCTTTAGCTCACTGCTTCCATTTTCGATGATGAATGCAAAGCACATTGATGATGTTCACGTTGGGATTACACATGCGGTAGTATTTGGTTCAGTTGACGCAATGAGTTCTCCCAGAGCCCAATCCTCTCAAAAAGGccagatccagaaccggatcttggatctggtgcatctctaaaaaggaaaatagttgaaatgtgctgctaatttctatgaactgattttaaaaaaaatgttttactctTATTATTTAAGTATTAtcatattagtattattattttgATATTTCAAATCTAGTCCTTGATAAGTGTCGTTTCATAGTCACACAGTTCAGGTCTACCTACAGAATATAGAGACTGCTcttgccgttttccagtgctgttGCCAATTACCATGTCAACTCTAGTCTAATGTTTTACTTCTATGGACCTGCCACACTAAATGCCCCGTCACCCATTGTGCGAatatgtgtggtgggtgtgtagaGGAGGTGATTCTAGGGTCAGCTGGGGCCCCTAGCAAAAATCCACAGGAAGGAACATTTGACACAAAAATTGCCACTAATGCAGTGAAGTGTGTGCAGTTATTCACCATCTACAAGCTTGGGGTCCGCAAGCAACTGCCTActcagcctggtgacaagatgcacctctgggtgTGTAGAGGGGAGGTGTGATTTGGCTGGGAGACCAGTGAGGAGGGCATTGTTGTAATCCTGTCTGGAGGTTATGAAGACATGAATGAGGGTTTCTGCAATAGCAAGGAACAAAGTTTAGATGGTTTCAGATGGAAGAAAGCTGCTTTGGTGATATGTCTTACATGAGAGTCAAAAGAGTCAACGATGATGCCCAGGTTTTTCACTTCAGAGAGGGGATGTTAAAGTATCCTGGAATGGAGAACTGTCAGTGATTTATCTTTTTGAGCAGTGTGGGGGTGGCAATGACTTTTGTAACTAACACTAATATAAGCTGTGTAAAACATTAACCCTTCATATTCTGAATATATTCATGtactgatgtgatgtgatgtgatgtgaatttGTTTTGTTATATTCTTCAGGTTTGGGGGAGATCCGTGTCTTCAGTGCTTTTTACGGCCGTAGAGATCGTGCCACCTGCACGCTAGGACGGCCCCTTGGTCAGATCATCAACACACACTGCTGCGCCCCCACAGCTTCTGTTTTGGCCCATGCCAGGCACAGGTAACACATGCTCAACTGGTGACAACACACCTTCTCTACAGTTAACAACACACCTTCTCTACAGGTAACAAACCTAATGCCGggcatgtacactacacgatgcaacACCATACATTGACCTTTGATTGAGCAAAAAATCGACCCGGTAACCACAAAATCGTGCGACTGACAAATTGTGTCAAAATCAGGCTTAAATGTAACACACCTGCCTTAACCCTGTCCAGCAGTAATTAAATACACCGGCTACATATGACTCACTGCTGTAGTAACTAGAATCACTAGCACAGTTAACAGCAAAACCTTGTGTAGCCAGGGTCTTATGTCAAaataatattttgaaaatatgatgAAAAACTTAACTAAAAACTAATAGATGACTTAATTTCCACTTTGACTATTGCAATAGcttttttacaggcctcccccaCAAGACCATTAAAACAGCTTCAACTAACGCAAAATGCAACTGAAAGGGTTCTTGTGAGGACAGCAACAAAAAAGAATAACCACATTATGCCAGTTTTGAGTTAACTTCATTGTCTCCCAGTGAGCTACATAATTCacttcaaaggtgcactgtgtaggatggtggccagagtaggttttgcaactatgcttctcattgaaaccaAAATGATCCCCaaatttacaagtatgaccaaagtacagtaagttttgcagctggaAATGTCTAGTTATTGGAGATTAAAAATagggaacatgga
The Engraulis encrasicolus isolate BLACKSEA-1 chromosome 12, IST_EnEncr_1.0, whole genome shotgun sequence DNA segment above includes these coding regions:
- the LOC134460221 gene encoding L-rhamnose-binding lectin CSL1-like; its protein translation is MATTKLLLLSVFISAFVLKTSAHYIEVCENHIRYLDCGCDVIHVRRANYGRIDRSVCVSGRDSSQLRNTNCTSSSTLARVRNRCEGKSACSLQASTDVFHDSCPGTHKYLEVSYTCTEPKSRQVCDGHKGNLDCGLGEIRVFSAFYGRRDRATCTLGRPLGQIINTHCCAPTASVLAHARHR